The DNA window GGGGTGGGATCAAACGAGGCGGAGGGATCTTCACCAATGCTGGATGGGGAGGTATTGGGGTGGGTATTGGCCGTGCTTCTTGAATCATAATTATGAGGCACAGGATACGGACGGGGATAACtttctgaggaggaggaggaggaagctgcAGCAGTTGCTAGTGATTCTAACCGGCTAGTGAGGTGACCCATGTTGGACGAGTTCATCAAGGGGCTTGAGTCACCGGGACCTGCGGAGTGCAAATGCCCATTTGACGGCTGAGAAGCGCGCAGAATAGTGACGAGGTCTTCAagtttctcttcaagctgagcGGTTCTAGAAGACGTTGACTTTTTCGCAACCCGTTTGCGCGAGGTTGCCATTGGCTGACATGGCTTGCCAAGACGATGGCATCTTTCACAATCCTGGCCAGAAGGTCTCAAGATACACTTGCACTTAGCTCTTTGACATGCAGTGCAAGCTCTTCCATAGCCAGCGGGAGTCCCTGTCGTACTAGAGGCTGCAGAGCCTGACAGTTCGGGCGGTGCCATCGGTTTAAGGTTGTGTAACTGCTGCGCCAAGAGACCTCGCGTACGTAAACAAACAGACAAACAAAGAAGTGATGAACAAATCCCGGTTGCGCAGTAGGGCTGATAGGAATTCGAGATTCAGTTTTGAAGGGGTTTGGTATGGGAATTGAAAGAAACCGGAGTTACGGAATGCCGGGGGGTTAAGATAACGGAGTTCGGAATTCGACTAATTCCGTATTACTATATCCAAGCATTCGCAATTCTATGATGACCCGAAGTGCTGTCGATGAAGCTATTGATTCGGGGACATTTAGCCAGATCATCATGTATTATCAATCAGAATGCCTCTGGGCTGATTTCCAATATGTGACGTGAAACATTCTGCTCTCATTAAATCCCTACGGAGTCTGGCCAGCCCTACAGAGTCTATGCAGGCTGGGCCAGAGACTTCACTAGCAGTAGGCTTATCTCTTACCAGCATTATTAGTAGTTATTGGGCATTTGCATCACGTGTAGTTAGATACCAACCGATCTCCCCGTTAAGAGTCTTATACCCCAATCATTGATATTCATTTTACTATTTCTAGACCTTTTCAGGACTTCGTAGTTTATACCATAGTATGTAGGTTGGGTAAACAATTTGTTTGGTCGACATTGCCGTAGGGTTACTTCTACCGGCGCAAGCCGTTATACAAGCATGGTTTACCGTTGCAAGCTTTAGGATGCTCAAAGAAGGCGAACAGCGATATGACTTGAAGGAAGGATATTTTCTCTTGAATTAAATTCATGACGATCTATTCCACGAACATTAATCTTATCTAAAGAACAGGGAACCAGCAATATCTTTTGTCCTTTGCTTTCCTGGTCAGATCTCAGGGTTACATTACAAGCCAAATCCGCCTTCCCTTAATTGGTCGCAAAATCTACCAGCACGCCCCTTAATTGGCTGGACATAACCTAGCTTCAGGGGCCAATCAAAGCCGGTGTTTCCCGCTCTTCTCAATCAACTAACGTCACAAGCGTGTCTATCTTCGGGTCACTTTACCTTGTAGATTTCTtctcaactccatcttcatcgccgacATCGCAGTTCCCAATAACCATAGCCAACCCGGCAAATATCAACATGGCAGTTCCGTCTGTCGTAGTAGCTGAGATGCTGCCTCGATTCCTTCTCCCTCGTCTCAGCTGGGGCCCTCCACTCTCCGTATCACGGGCGACCCGGCCATTTGCCTCTACCCCTTCCAGCGATCAAAGGAGGTCATTCGCATCAATCCAGGCTGGTCCTGTTGCCAGACGTCACTCTCCTCCCGCCGAAAGTCCTATTGTAAAGCGAGCATTCCATGCGACAACCATCAGACAACGAGATCACCATTTCGACACGCTCAAGTTTGTTAAGCGATTACAGGGTGAAGGGTTTACTGAGGAGCAGTCGGCTGCAATGATGAAGGTGTTGAATGATGTTATTGAAGAGAGGTGTGCTTTATTTTTCGAACATATGCTATCCCCATACTAATTGACCATACAGTATCCAAAATCTCACCCGAACAATGGTACTCCGCGAAGATGCAGCAAAAGCAACGTACACTCAAAAGGTCGACTTTGCCAAGCTGCGTTCCGAGCTTCTCTCCGCCGACTCCACCGAATCCAACACGACGCGCACAGCTCACGAACGATTGACAAACGACATTGCCAAGCTCAGCAACCGACTGCGCGACGAGATCAGCCGTACACAAGCTAGCGTGCGCCTCGACCTTAACTTAGAGAAGGGCCGTATTAGGGAGGAGGCTGTGGGCCAggagctcaagatcaaggagacgGAGACAAAGATTGAGCAGGAGGTTGCTGCGCTGAGggagaagctggagcagGTCAAGTTCCAGACACTCCAGTGGCTTATGGGTGTGTGCACCGGTTTCGCGGCGCTGTTACTTGGTGCTTGGAGATTGCTCATGTAAAATCTGGGTGCATTGGGTGGGTGTTGTTTGGAGTCAGGCGGCTTGGAGTTGTATAAACAGTGTCATGGTTCACCTTAACCGATAGATTTTCTAGTGTCTGAATTCAAATTCGTGCATAACATATCACTTATTCTGGCTTGAGTTGATGCGGATCAGATCAATTCAACTTGCCTCTAACAACTCCCCATACTTGAATACTCTATAATGTTGTGCTCGTTCCGGGTTTTATGCTGAAGAGCTTTCAATGGCGCCTTTTaacaacaacttcaaggactCAACAGAACACACCCCGCCCCCGCCCCCACATCACCCCGCTATAGACGGACATTGTATGTCCTTGATTCGGGATGTATTGTCTGTCGGCCTGAAAGCCGAAGGTCCTTTGATAGTACGACCGGACAAGAGAGACCTGACTCGATATTGTGATAGATATAAACCCATTTGAAGCATCTCAAAAGCCTCATCCCTTTCCCCTATCGTTGATATTCCTCAAAATTGTTCATTATGGCAGATAAACCAAAGGTCCTCTTCCTAGGCAGTATCAAGCAGTAAGTTCTGTTCATACTCAAGGAACATGAATGTTCTATATTCTCCCTCTACAGATATCGCAGTTAACATGCTGCTCTAGAGCTCACGAAGAGTTCGCATCGCTCTGTGAGATTGTAGAGCCTGTCTACCCAAAGTCGAATCAGCGATCTGCTTTTATAGAAGAGACCAAGTCTGGTGCTTTCGATGGAGTCAAGGCTACCTACGGTACAAACAAGTCTGTTGGCATTACTGGACCCTTTGATGCTGAGTTACTGGATGTCTTGCCCAAGTCTCTCAAGTTCATTTGCCATAATGGTGAGTATTTCGAGTATACCGTGACCAGGTTTACTAAGTAACTACTCCAGGCGCCGGGTATGACCCAATTCATGTCTCTGAATGCACCTCTCGTGGTATCCTCGTTTCAAACACACCCACAGCTGTAGACGATGCCACGGCTGATATCACtatctttcttctcatcggcgcCTTGAGAAATatctcatcctccatcttcactctCCGAGATGGAACTTGGCGGGGCACCCCTCCACCATCGCTTGGTCATGATCCTCAAGGTAAAGTGTTAGGTATTCTGGGTATGGGAGGTATTGGTCGCAATGTTGCACGCAAAGCCCGCGCTTTTGGCATGACTGTGAGGTACCACAACCGCAGCCGGCTATCCCCTGATCTAGAGGACGGTGCTGAATATGTTGACTTCGAGGCACTTCTTAAAGACAGTCATGTGTTGAGTCTCAACTTACCCCTGAACGTGAGTCTAGTCATAATTAGAGTATCCTCGCGATTCTGGACTGACTGGCTGCAGCCCAAAACTCGACATACTATCGGAAAACCTCAATTCGACATTATGAAGCGTGGCATTGTAATCGTCAACACCGCTCGTGGTGCAGTGATGGACGAAGCTGCTCTCGTCGAGGCTCTTGAATCAGGACAGGTTGCCAGTGCTGGtcttgatgtctttgagaaCGAACCAGAGGTTCACCCAGGGCTCTTGAAGAATAAGAACGTCTTGCTTGTTCCACACATGGGAACTTGGACTGTAGAGACCGAGAGACTGATGGAGGCTTGGGCTATGGACAATGTTCGTCTAGCAGTGACAGAAGGAAAGTTGAAGAGTATCGTTTCTGAGCAGAAGGATCTGCAATAGGCGGTAACTCTGTCCGCACATCAAAGCCTTAGTGGTGTGAAGAGGTTCGGAACGCATAGAACAGCCGAACAAAGAATAGATAGATAGTCAAACTGAAGCTCTAGTATGTTACACACACATCCAAGCTGATCTGACTTCGAATACTTGGGATGAAAGTCTTTCATCGCTTCTTAAACTAGATCCGATGATAGATTGCCAATAACCTTAAATCTGCTTAATTGAATTTTAGCTCAAGGCTACGTGGATGTGACCCAATCTTTGCACAGAAGCACAGCCAGAGGATATCATAATACAAAAATCACATGAGAAGCAATAGCGTTAGAGTCAGAATATCTCTTTTTGAAGTTCTACTCTATCCTGGCCACGGTTGACGGGCCTGCCTGTATCGAGTAACCATCTCATCCATCCCTATGGGGGAGGTCTCGTCTTGTTCATATCCGTCCATATCATTCCATTCATCATCCATTTTTATAATCTCGAAGGGGGGAATCATGATTAGCAAAAAAGCCAACGCCATTTTGTTGAAAAAGCAAGATTTTTTTGCCCCTCCCTGCACCCTGCGAGGAGTCTTCTCTTTGATGATTTAGAGAAGTAACCCAAATaagcagaaacaaagaagagaagagaaaaaaaatcAGAAAACCGCAGATGTCCTTGTAACTCTCCCAACCCATATGCCATGCAAGTTCATGCTGTTGAAACTAGAATTTTGCCGATTGTCATGTCGACAGAAGAGGGAAAAGTTCGTTACACATAGGAATCCAGTTGAAGGATCCTGAGTATTGATTACACACGCTTAGTAGCGGTAGATATCGGCCTTGAAGGGACCCTCGACGGTGAGGCCAAGGTACTCAGCCTGGACCTTGCTGAGGGTGCTGAGCTCAGCCTGGCAGTGGTCGAGGTGGAGACGGGCGACCTCCTCATCGAGGATCTTGGGGAGGACGTAGACACCAACGTCGAGCTTGTCGGTCTTGGCGAACTCGACGTACTTCTCACCCCAAGCCTTGTCGGCGGCCTTGTACAGCATGATCTGGGCAAGGACCTGGTTGGTGAAAGAGCAAGACATGACGAAAGAAGAGTGGCCAGTAGCACAGCCAAGGTTGACAAGACGGCCCTCAGCAAGGAGGATGATGTGACGGCCGTTGGGCATGAGGAAACGGTCAACCTGGGGCTTGATGTTCTGGACAGAGCTGGCGTTGGCCTTGAGCCAAGCAACGTCAATCTCGATATCGAAGTGACCAATGTCTGTTTTACTAATGTCAGTGATGAATCATTTAGTGAAAGAGCGATAAAAACTTACTGCAGACAATGGCGTCGTTGGGCATAGCCTCGAAGTGCTCGCCAGTGAGGATATCACGGCAGCCGGTGGTGGTAACAAAGATTTGACCGACCTTGGCGGCCTTCTCCATGGTGGTGACTTGGTAACCGGCCATAGCAGCCTGGAGAGCGTTGATGGGGTCAATCTCGGTAACGAGGACGCGGGCACCCATGCCGTGGAGGGCCATGGCGCAGCCCTTACCGACATCACCGAAACCGGCAACGACGGCGACCTTGCCAGCAATCATGACATCGGTAGCACGCTTGATACCGTCGACAAGGGACTCACGGCAGCCGTAAAGGTTGTCGAACTTGGACTTGGTGACGGAgtcgttgacgttgatggcggggacaaggagcttgccatccttgagcATGCGGTAAAGGTGGTGGACACCGGTGGTGGTCTCCTCAGAGACACCGAAGCAgtccttgagcatctcaggGTACTTCTGGTGGACAAGGGTGGTCAGGTCACCACCGTcgtcgaggatgaggttgagcttcttgttgtcCTTGAAGGCGGTGAGCTGCTGCTCGAGGCACCAGTTGTACTCCTCCTCGGTCTCACCCTTCCAGGCAAAGACGGGGACACCGGCGGCAGCAATGGCAGCAGCGGCGTGGTCCTGGGTGCTGAAGATGTTGCAGCTGGTCCAGGTAACCTCAGCACCGAGAGCAGTGAGGGTCTCGATGAGGACGGCGGTCTGGATGGTCATGTGAAGGCAGCCAGCAATGCGGGCACCGGCGAGAGGCTGGTCGGCAGCATACTTGGCTCGGGTCTGCATGAGACCGGGCATCTCATTCTCAGCGAGCTCAATCTCCTTGCGGCCAAAGGCGGCCAGAGAAAGGTCAGCGACCTTGAACTTGTGGGCGGGagcagacatgatgaatggaTGTGGAGGAGGAAGGGATGAAAGGATGgatgagaggagaaggaagaagaagagagaatagaaagaggagaagaagggattGAAAAAGTTGAATGGGAAGTGGAAGAATATGTAGGTTGTAGAATCAACAACGAGATAACATTGGGCGGGGCAGAGAGAACTGCTTCTATGGGCTGAGAGCCTCTGGAGGGGcctggagggggaggggttGACCAGGGCCCAGCAGTGTCAGTGGGGTTTTTTTCGCGGGCGGTGAAGTCGATGGACGGCAAAATGAGGGGCAGAATTTTCTTCTGCCATTGAGGCCCAGCAATTTTGAGGCGGGGCAGAGCAGAAATGCACTCCGAGTCCAGTCGATCTTCAGGCTAGGTACTTGTAAGCGGGTGGTTGGCTGGGTGCTGAACCTGGTACCCTCGAGGAACCTGGCGGTTTGAAGCGCCAAAAGGTACCTCCGAGCGAGAGTGGATCTCAGGGACTCGGAGAATCCACCTgaagaaaaaataaagagGAGCTTTCTCATGATGGGAAGCTCCTCCAGGTCTTGGTACGAATACGTGACTAGTGAGAAGGAGACCACGTTGATTTTTCTCATCCAGTGAGTGGGCAAATTGTTAGGCCTCTGTTCTGCTGTCTATAGTGACTATCTGCTCTTCAATTGTTCGTTCCGACTGTGCATATGTAACTTGCTTCGTACAGATGCAGCTTTGGCTGACTTTGACTTGACCCTTGGATATTCCCCGCTCGGAAGCCGAGCACCGCTTCACGCGAACACGACGGGTCATTGATCGTCTGCAAGCTACGAACAGACCGACTAACCTGTATATCCGAATATTCTGAGGGGAGAGTCAGCTCGGAGGCACATCTTTGGTCTTGTTTATAAGGCGCACACTGATACCAGACTCATCACTTCGTCTCATATACCTTTTCGGCGTGTAAGAGCGAGATGAGATATTTATGCTATGAAACCTGGTCTTGGATCAACCATGAACCACTTCAAATCCCGATGTTATTTGCCGAGTTCACTGAAAGACAAAACAACCAACCGACAGTACCAATGAACTTCTAAACGTAAAATTGTTTCAAAGCTCTCAGACTTTGAGAACTTGATTGCAGGCGCTATCTACAAAGCCAGCTTTTTATGACCAAGGCAATGCTACAGTCGTGTCCATCTCTTCGTgactcttcaacatcaacagatCAACGTCAGGCTGGCCCCTCATGTGCTCATCAAGTGctcctctctttctctcaacGCTTTAAAATCTAGACCAGCACTCGATATTATCGACATTGTCCGGAACGCCGCCAATGCAAACCATCACTGAGCGTCTCGTATTCCTGGAATCCCTCGAGACTTTTTGAAAATCCCCGTCTCGCCCGTCCTCCATCTATTTTGGCATCAAGTTCTCCCGCACGGCAAACATCTTGGCACTGACGTTGGCTGTGAATCCATCCACCTGCTTGCTGTATTGCTCCACCTGCTTCGCGTTCAGCATACCCTCCAGTCTGCTGGGCTCCTGGGGAAGCTTGAACAGTCGCTGCCACTCATCCTCGGGAAGAGGAGCTTGCTTGGCAGCAGCACGTTGGGCGTTCTCGGCCTTGCGCTTGGTCTGCCATTGTGTAATCTTGGTCTGCTCACGACCGAGTTGTCGCTGGTAGAACTGGAAGTTGTTTAGGTCGGTATAGTGAGACTCGATGCTCTCGAGCAGAAGATCGCAGGTCTTCTCGAGGAAGGGGTCGATCGCAAGGTCGAGGTTGTCGATAGAGGGGTACAGAGGAGGCTCGAGAGCGTTACGGTTGAGGTCATCCAGCGATGAGGGTTGCTCAATATCACCCTTCACGGGAGCGGAAGGAATCTGGTGGAGGAAGGTTGTGAGGAGGTGAGAGTTGTGGACGTTGACGGGGACCTCGGTGAGGATATCCTTGAAGGTGAGCTTAGACTTTTGCAAGCTGTTACTGGTTAGCATCCCTTTCTCTGGGCCGTGGTAATAGCATCATCGTACCTCTCGGTTGTGAACTTGCCCTCCTTGTAGGCGCTCATGAAAGCAGGGGACAGGCGGAAAGCCCGGAAGGTCAAGTTGCCCTGAGAGCTCTTGCTAGCATCGTGGACGAGGGCGACAGTGTTCTCGTTGGCGCTTTGGTAGTGGAACTGGTTCTCGATGAAGTTCAAGTTGACAAAGTTGCCCATGGTGGCACTTGTGTACCAACCAACGTTGTTGGCGTCGACGTTGACCTCCTTGAGGTGTCGGATCATCTCATTTTGGTAGTGAATGTTGTTCTTCTGTCggggagcagcagcagcgatcTGCGAAGCATCGCTCTGGTGGCTATCGGTCGTAGCGGGGTCGACGGTAGGGAAAGGGAACGTATTGGTGACCTCGAGAAGACCCTCGTTCTCCATACCAACAATGGCTCCAGTCGCAACAGATGGGAAAGCCGAAGAGCAGTGCTTGGCAATCTTCATGATAACCTACACCACCGACTGAGGTCAGTCCCATTTCTCTTTACTCGTCCTTCAAGAGGGGGTCTCAAAGACCAAAAGGTGGGGCATATTCAACTCACCAGAGCCTCGACTTGAACGGCCTGGAAAGGCGCAGCAACAGGCGCATCGTTGGGAGCGTCCGCCATATTGACAAAAATTCGGGACGAGATATTCACGGTGCCGCGAGAGAAGGAGAGAGGTTCGGCGCTACGATCGCGAAAGAGGCGGGTGGTGTTGCAAGGCTTCGGGGCTCTGAAAGGTGGGAATATCGAAACTTTTCGTTCGTGTACTCATTTGTGGGCTGTGGGATGTCTAGGCGGTGACGTGTGGCAGATTATATATCCCGCGATTGACGTTACGAGCCGACCTACGACCTTCGTTTATCACCACCAGGCCAAGCATACGGCGGCCAGAAAAGTGCCTTATTTATCCCAAATTTACCGATATCACGCTCGATGTCATGATACGGAATGGATGTGTACTTTATCTCTCTTATGCGTCTCTTCGCGGTCCGTTTTGAGCTGGGCACCTTGCCCTCGTTCTCTACAGACATTCAATGCCATCAACTAGAATATCACGAGCAATCTAAAATCTAATTATTGTTTTATCTCATTTATAATTCTATCGTCTAAGTCATTCTCAGAGAAAATCATCATTTCCCCCAGCAAACGCCATTCTTTTTTCTGTCCCATGTTTTTCTAACCCTCAAGACCGACACCCAACGCCTCataagcttcttgaacaAAAGGTTTCAGAAGTCTCAAACCTTGTCATCTAATCCTGCCAGGGGATAATCTCCCAGCTCTCGGCATTGTCTCGAATGATAAGTCTATGTTGATCAATCTTCCAGAATGCATACAAGGAGCGAGTTGCTCCAGCAGCCTTGCGATGAGCTGGGCCTGTACcacccttcttggcatcttccCGCGAACGCCAGACACAAGTTGCCAAGTTGGCCAATTCTGAGTCAGGTTCTCCAAACCAGTATCTGTTCGTGTCAATACAATAGACTCATGCAGAAGATGCACTTCCAACTTACTTGAGGAATCCACCACTCGCCACGGCCTCAGCATGTGCACCCTTGTCGAGAACGCCAAGATCGGCATACTCAGTCTCCTTCTTGATTCGTGATCGGAATGCCACAATATAAAACGACGTTTCTTTGAAGGGTTTTCCAGATTCGACCGCAAGACGTTTCACTTCTTCGATCACCTCTGGCCAGTTGAAGGATTCTGTGTATGGGGCTGTCGCATAGTCGTCGCGGAGAACTCGAAATTGACTCAAGGCTCTTGCGAGGAGCTCATTTTCGTTGTCAAGAGTGTCAAGGTCGAGCAAATGCTCATGTTCCGTGTATGGTGATTGGATAAGATACCGATGGTTGGCTGCGAGTTCCGGGCTGATTTCTCTCACTTCGGCTTCAGCAGCTGTTTTGGAAAATACGTCGAGTGGGGATGCAGGAGCTGTTTGCACATCTGCAGTTGCCATTGTGGGTTATTTAAGTTTTGCTGTGTGTTGAGTACCGAGTGCGCAGTTAAGACAGAGTGAAATGTTTTGGGTATCTCGACACACAATGGCAGAAGATGGAAGGGGAATATATGGAACTACGAGTCAGGGCGCGGCGACGGCGACAGCGAGTCATCAGCAATTTATAGTACACGATACATCTTTACAGTCTCTTAGGCAATCAAGCCTTGAATAACGTGCTCAAATGACACCATCTGAGCCGGACGACGAAGGTTACACATGTGGGTCGGTGAAGACTATCAAACGGTCTTTCTGCCGGTAGTTCTGGAAGTTACTTACTTATTAGTGCGGGTGGTCGGGCGTCTCAAAAATGGCACTCCTCGAACTAGACCGGTCAAGACTTGTTGTCCGAGTCAGCCAGGCGGGCTATCTGGGAATCGGAGAACTCTGCAACTCGTATTTGCTGGATTACTACAAACGGCTTCGCAGAATAACCAAGTACACCGGAATTCTCGTTGTCTCTGAGAGATCCGGAATCTCGCATATCAGAGACAGGTATGCATGTATCTATGGCGACTTCTCACCAAACCATGATGAAATACCGGGATCGGCTACAAGTAATGAGCGAGATCCTTCCTTCACCGCCAGAAGAACGCTTCATCAACTATTTCACCGGTTTCGGGCATTCATGGAAGGACAAGGCGGAGGGTCGGAACAAAGAAGGAATTATACTTTTATGTAACCAGGGGTCCTTGATAACACGGATGTGAGACTAACGCAGGCCAAACTGCAATGACATGTGCCTACGGTTGGCGCTAAAAGAAAATGGCCGACGGTACGACCCAAACGACCATCTTGAATTACTGCTACACCATACTGATACAATACCACATAGTCGAGGTCAGCCGAACACTTGACGAGAAT is part of the Fusarium fujikuroi IMI 58289 draft genome, chromosome FFUJ_chr07 genome and encodes:
- a CDS encoding related to middle part of C.elegans myosin heavy chain A → MAVPSVVVAEMLPRFLLPRLSWGPPLSVSRATRPFASTPSSDQRRSFASIQAGPVARRHSPPAESPIVKRAFHATTIRQRDHHFDTLKFVKRLQGEGFTEEQSAAMMKVLNDVIEESIQNLTRTMVLREDAAKATYTQKVDFAKLRSELLSADSTESNTTRTAHERLTNDIAKLSNRLRDEISRTQASVRLDLNLEKGRIREEAVGQELKIKETETKIEQEVAALREKLEQVKFQTLQWLMGVCTGFAALLLGAWRLLM
- a CDS encoding related to D-mandelate dehydrogenase, giving the protein MADKPKVLFLGSIKQAHEEFASLCEIVEPVYPKSNQRSAFIEETKSGAFDGVKATYGTNKSVGITGPFDAELLDVLPKSLKFICHNGAGYDPIHVSECTSRGILVSNTPTAVDDATADITIFLLIGALRNISSSIFTLRDGTWRGTPPPSLGHDPQGKVLGILGMGGIGRNVARKARAFGMTVRYHNRSRLSPDLEDGAEYVDFEALLKDSHVLSLNLPLNPKTRHTIGKPQFDIMKRGIVIVNTARGAVMDEAALVEALESGQVASAGLDVFENEPEVHPGLLKNKNVLLVPHMGTWTVETERLMEAWAMDNVRLAVTEGKLKSIVSEQKDLQ
- a CDS encoding probable adenosylhomocysteinase (S-adenosyl-L-homocysteine hydrolase); its protein translation is MSAPAHKFKVADLSLAAFGRKEIELAENEMPGLMQTRAKYAADQPLAGARIAGCLHMTIQTAVLIETLTALGAEVTWTSCNIFSTQDHAAAAIAAAGVPVFAWKGETEEEYNWCLEQQLTAFKDNKKLNLILDDGGDLTTLVHQKYPEMLKDCFGVSEETTTGVHHLYRMLKDGKLLVPAINVNDSVTKSKFDNLYGCRESLVDGIKRATDVMIAGKVAVVAGFGDVGKGCAMALHGMGARVLVTEIDPINALQAAMAGYQVTTMEKAAKVGQIFVTTTGCRDILTGEHFEAMPNDAIVCNIGHFDIEIDVAWLKANASSVQNIKPQVDRFLMPNGRHIILLAEGRLVNLGCATGHSSFVMSCSFTNQVLAQIMLYKAADKAWGEKYVEFAKTDKLDVGVYVLPKILDEEVARLHLDHCQAELSTLSKVQAEYLGLTVEGPFKADIYRY
- a CDS encoding related to translation initiation factor eIF3 p40 subunit; translated protein: MADAPNDAPVAAPFQAVQVEALVIMKIAKHCSSAFPSVATGAIVGMENEGLLEVTNTFPFPTVDPATTDSHQSDASQIAAAAPRQKNNIHYQNEMIRHLKEVNVDANNVGWYTSATMGNFVNLNFIENQFHYQSANENTVALVHDASKSSQGNLTFRAFRLSPAFMSAYKEGKFTTESLQKSKLTFKDILTEVPVNVHNSHLLTTFLHQIPSAPVKGDIEQPSSLDDLNRNALEPPLYPSIDNLDLAIDPFLEKTCDLLLESIESHYTDLNNFQFYQRQLGREQTKITQWQTKRKAENAQRAAAKQAPLPEDEWQRLFKLPQEPSRLEGMLNAKQVEQYSKQVDGFTANVSAKMFAVRENLMPK